The following are encoded together in the Desulfococcus multivorans genome:
- a CDS encoding HIT family protein — protein MEDCIFCRIIRGEIPSIKVYEDESVFAFMDINPISTGHTLVIPKAHAGNIWEIASEDLSALHIASKTIAHALKRALDPDGIACLQLNGEAVGQVVMHYHFHLVPRIKGAPPLPVTQWELKSGNMDEIKSVAQRITAALQ, from the coding sequence ATGGAAGACTGTATCTTTTGCAGGATCATCCGGGGAGAAATCCCCAGCATAAAGGTATACGAGGACGAAAGTGTTTTTGCCTTCATGGACATCAATCCCATTTCGACCGGGCATACGCTTGTCATTCCGAAGGCCCACGCCGGGAACATATGGGAAATTGCGTCGGAGGATCTCAGTGCGCTTCACATCGCTTCCAAAACCATTGCCCACGCCCTCAAGCGTGCCCTGGATCCGGATGGGATCGCCTGCCTTCAGCTCAACGGAGAAGCCGTCGGCCAGGTGGTCATGCACTATCATTTTCACCTCGTTCCCCGAATAAAGGGTGCGCCGCCCCTGCCGGTCACCCAATGGGAACTCAAGTCCGGAAATATGGATGAGATCAAGTCCGTTGCCCAAAGGATCACAGCGGCCCTTCAGTAG
- a CDS encoding HU family DNA-binding protein, translating into MTKTDLINKIAEDAGISKTAAAKAITAMTEGITEALKEKDGKIALIGFGTFSKAHREARTGRNPQTGKAIKIPARNVVKFTPGKKLKESI; encoded by the coding sequence ATGACAAAAACCGATTTGATAAACAAGATTGCAGAAGACGCCGGCATTTCGAAAACAGCCGCCGCCAAGGCTATTACCGCCATGACTGAAGGCATTACCGAAGCCCTTAAGGAAAAGGATGGGAAGATCGCCCTGATCGGGTTCGGAACCTTTTCAAAAGCCCACCGGGAAGCACGCACCGGCCGCAATCCTCAGACCGGAAAAGCGATTAAGATTCCGGCCCGAAACGTCGTGAAATTTACCCCGGGGAAAAAGTTGAAGGAATCGATCTAA